The following DNA comes from Myxococcales bacterium.
CCGTACCTGTCGCACCTGCTGGCCGTGGCCGCCTGCGTCAGTGAGCACGGCGGGGACGAGGAGCAGACCATCGCGGCCCTGTGCCACGACTATCTCGAGGACATCCCGGGCGCGGACGCGGCACTCCTCGAAAGCCGCTTCGGCGCGCGAGTCGCGCGGTTGGTCGTGGGCCTGAGTGACTCGGTGACGCAGCCGAAGCCGCCCTGGAAGGAGCGCAAGCTCGCCTACCTCGCCAAGCTGCGCGACGAGCCCGACGAGCTCAAGCTGATCAGCGCCGCGGACAAGCTGCACAACGCGTCGGCGATCTTGCGGGATCACCGCGCGATCGGCGAAGCAGTCTGGGATCGCTTCACGGCGACCCGCGACGAGACCCTCTGGTACTACCGAGGAGTGCTCAG
Coding sequences within:
- a CDS encoding HD domain-containing protein, which gives rise to MKPGPAYSTRLDEALGFVADAFRHRARKGSGVPYLSHLLAVAACVSEHGGDEEQTIAALCHDYLEDIPGADAALLESRFGARVARLVVGLSDSVTQPKPPWKERKLAYLAKLRDEPDELKLISAADKLHNASAILRDHRAIGEAVWDRFTATRDETLWYYRGVLSALGTGWNHPLLDELSTAVRAMHAAAGTPLD